A single Myxocyprinus asiaticus isolate MX2 ecotype Aquarium Trade chromosome 50, UBuf_Myxa_2, whole genome shotgun sequence DNA region contains:
- the LOC127438632 gene encoding complement factor H-like, with amino-acid sequence MRVSVKILGFACLVFSFTYVQAQECLGKDIKYENIEQVEKDSYANNEMVKINCQPGFTGMYRLKCVNGNWEKNIARSCKKKKCGHPGDAPNGDFKLVDGTEFVFGATVEYTCKTGYEMASRITRRNCRSQGWDNAIPVCEVVKCGAIHTEGDVTASGNTEEGSYGDVIHFECVSPDKKLDGSRDIHCKENGAWSDSVPNCIEITCPAPKIPHGSISSPKEYQKEYKKDETLKYRCDRGYKSREGSPKCTKYGWSLNPECEEITCQIKASRYGIETIEPEGKTNFRVGEIVEITCSERHWFIGTKETTKSITCQDDGQWEYEPTCVDIKCEVPRDKHVARFYYYYSADLKLDAKITYACKHGFRNTGQVVTCTRDGWKPDTLCVEIMCEAPKIPNAEIVGDQKENYKVTSRIVYNCLPGFEPEKGVPITCNSQGQWTGIQHCTEKKGFCPTPSLENGFINRASPNEEEIFYSCSTGYKPFSGSWWESVTCNEGSWSVEPWCIREEECGAFPKVNNGKVKQTKNHDGEFAELECDPGFKSTNSPIKCVNGTWETPICEVDVRCDIPPKVENAVVISKPQEFYPEGSYVIYKCRNSYTMSGDRKVFCHNETWEKVPACEIFCSEPLQKVNNATLVDKNQGEKKYPHGDTVRYECVEGFESKEETTAKCDAQTWIYPECNKKSQCSKPTEYMEFVTLLNEKNVYNNLENVTYKCNHPYDEIPEGTWTCKNEKWHGTFVCTKITCQIKASRYGIETIEPEGKTNFRVGEIVEITCSERHWFIGTKETTKSITCQDDGQWDYEPTCVDIKCEVPRDKHVARFYNTFSADLKLDAKISYTCKHGFRKMGQVATCTRDGWKPDPLCAGKEECGAFPKVNNGKVKQIKNSDGEFAELECDPGFKSTNSPIKCVNGTWETPTCEVDVRCDVPPKVENAVVISKPQEFYPEGSYVIYKCRNSYTMSGDRNVFCHNETWEKVPACEIFCSEPLQKVNNATLVDKNQGEKKYPHGDTVRYECVEGFESKEETTAKCDAQTWIYPECNKKSQCSKPTEYMEFVTLLNEKNVYNNLENVTYKCNHPYDEIPEGTWTCKNEKWHGTFVCTRKTCPPPPPHLEHGDIKIYRNEDHCEITPDIIEKYNLQPLQEKVCVMHGYPYRLSCKSGWNTGDWGRHEYLDVSCSNGEIKSEKSCYEQN; translated from the exons ATGAGAGTTTCTGTAAAAATCCTCGGCTTTGCCTGTTTGGTTTTTTCCTTTACATATGTGCAAGCTCAAG AATGTCTTGGAAAGGACATTAAATATGAAAACATAGAACAAGTGGAGAAAGATTCCTACGCTAATAATGAAATGGTGAAAATTAACTGCCAACCAGGCTTTACCGGCATGTACAGATTGAAGTGTGTCAATGGAAATTGGGAGAAAAACATTGCACGAAGCTGCAAAA AGAAAAAATGTGGTCACCCAGGGGATGCACCAAATGGTGATTTTAAGCTTGTAGATGGAACAGAGTTTGTTTTTGGAGCAACAGTGGAGTATACTTGCAAGACAGG GTATGAAATGGCAAGCAGAATAACTCGGCGTAACTGCAGAAGCCAAGGGTGGGATAATGCTATCCCTGTCTGTGAGG TGGTGAAGTGTGGTGCGATTCACACAGAAGGGGATGTGACTGCATCAGGCAACACAGAGGAGGGAAGTTATGGTGATGTCATTCACTTTGAGTGTGTatctcctgacaaaaagttagaTGGAAGTAGGGACATTCATTGCAAGGAGAATGGTGCTTGGAGTGACTCTGTTCCAAATTGCATAG AGATAACATGCCCAGCACCTAAAATACCACACGGGAGTATTTCCTCGCCAAAAGAGTACCAGAAAGAATACAAGAAAGATGAAACATTGAAATACAGATGTGATAGAGGATACAAGTCCAGAGAGGGAAGCCCAAAATGCACTAAATATGGCTGGAGTCTGAACCCAGAGTGTGAAG AAATAACTTGTCAGATTAAGGCAAGCAGATATGGAATAGAAACAATCGAACCAGAAGGAAAAACAAATTTCAGAGTTGGAGAAATTGTGGAAATTACCTGTTCTGAAAGACACTGGTTCATTGGCACAAAAGAAACCACAAAATCAATTACATGCCAAGATGACGGGCAATGGGAATACGAGCCTACTTGTGTGG ATATTAAATGTGAAGTTCCACGTGACAAGCATGTTGCTAGATTTTACTATTACTATAGTGCAGACTTGAAATTGGATGCAAAAATAACTTACGCTTGTAAGCATGGATTTCGTAATACGGGACAGGTGGTCACATGTACACGAGACGGCTGGAAACCAGATACACTGTGTGTTG AAATTATGTGTGAAGCACCAAAAATACCAAATGCAGAAATTGTGGGAGATCAGAAAGAAAACTACAAAGTCACTTCAAGAATAGTGTATAATTGTCTTCCTGGATTTGAACCAGAGAAGGGTGTACCAATCACCTGTAATTCTCAGGGCCAATGGACAGGCATTCAGCACTGCACCG aaaaaaaaggattttgcCCTACTCCATCCTTGGAAAATGGGTTTATAAACAGAGCCTCCCCAAATGAGGAAGAGATATTTTACTCATGCAGTACAGGTTATAAACCATTCAGTGGGTCCTGGTGGGAATCAGTGACATGCAACGAGGGATCTTGGTCTGTTGAGCCATGGTGTatca GGGAGGAAGAATGTGGTGCTTTTCCCAAAGTCAATAATGgaaaagtgaaacaaacaaaaaatcatgATGGAGAATTTGCAGAACTGGAATGTGATCCAGGATTCAAATCAACAAATAGCCCAATAAAATGTGTCAATGGTACATGGGAGACACCAATCTGTGAGG TGGATGTGCGTTGTGACATCCCTCCAAAGGTGGAAAATGCTGTCGTAATCTCTAAACCTCAAGAATTTTATCCTGAAGGCTCTTATGTAATATACAAATGTCGAAACTCATACACGATGAGCGGGGATAGAAAAGTTTTCTGCCACAATGAGACTTGGGAAAAAGTACCTGCATGTGAAA ttttctgtTCAGAACCTCTTCAGAAAGTAAACAATGCCACACTGGTAGATAAAAACCAAGGAGAGAAAAAATATCCACATGGAGATACAGTGCGCTATGAGTGTGTTGAGGGGTTTGAGTCTAAGGAAGAGACCACTGCTAAGTGTGATGCACAAACCTGGATTTACCCGGAATGTAATA AAAAATCTCAGTGCTCCAAACCAACAGAGTACATGGAGTTTGTGACACTgttaaatgagaaaaatgtgtACAACAACTTAGAAAATGTGACATACAAATGCAATCATCCGTATGATGAAATTCCTGAAGGAACTTGGAcgtgtaaaaatgaaaaatggcatGGAACGTTTGTCTGCACAA AAATAACTTGTCAGATTAAGGCAAGCAGATATGGAATAGAAACAATCGAACCAGAAGGAAAAACAAATTTCAGAGTTGGAGAAATTGTGGAAATTACCTGTTCTGAAAGACACTGGTTCATTGGCACAAAAGAAACCACAAAATCAATTACATGCCAAGATGACGGGCAATGGGATTACGAGCCTACTTGTGTGG ATATTAAATGTGAAGTTCCACGTGACAAGCATGTTGCTAGATTTTACAATACATTTAGTGCAGACTTGAAATTGGATGCAAAAATATCTTACACTTGTAAGCATGGATTTCGTAAAATGGGACAGGTGGCCACATGTACACGAGACGGCTGGAAACCAGATCCACTGTGTGCTG GGAAGGAAGAATGTGGTGCTTTTCCCAAAGTCAATAATGGAAAagtgaaacaaataaaaaatagtgaTGGAGAATTTGCAGAATTGGAATGTGATCCAGGATTCAAATCAACAAATAGCCCAATAAAATGTGTCAATGGTACATGGGAGACACCAACCTGTGAGG TGGATGTGCGTTGTGACGTCCCTCCAAAGGTGGAAAATGCTGTCGTAATCTCTAAACCTCAAGAATTTTATCCTGAAGGCTCTTATGTAATATACAAATGTCGAAACTCATACACGATGAGCGGGGATAGAAACGTTTTCTGCCACAATGAGACTTGGGAAAAAGTACCTGCATGTGAAA ttttctgtTCAGAACCTCTTCAGAAAGTAAACAATGCCACACTGGTAGATAAAAACCAAGGAGAGAAAAAATATCCACATGGAGATACAGTGCGCTATGAGTGTGTTGAGGGGTTTGAGTCTAAGGAAGAGACCACTGCTAAGTGTGATGCACAAACCTGGATTTACCCGGAATGTAATA AAAAATCTCAGTGCTCCAAACCAACAGAGTACATGGAGTTTGTGACACTgttaaatgagaaaaatgtgtACAACAACTTAGAAAATGTGACATACAAATGCAATCATCCGTATGATGAAATTCCTGAAGGAACTTGGAcgtgtaaaaatgaaaaatggcatGGAACGTTTGTCTGCACAA GAAAGACCTGTCCACCACCACCACCTCATCTTGAACATGGAGACATTAAAATATATAGAAATGAAG ATCACTGTGAAATAACACCTGACATTATTGAGAAGTACAATCTACAGCCCCTCCAAGAAAAGGTCTGTGTGATGCATGGTTACCCGTATAGACTTAGTTGCAAGTCTGGATGGAATACTGGAGATTGGGGGAGACATGAATATCTGGACGTGTCGTGCTCTAATGGAGAGATAAAATCAGAAAAAAGTT